From Erigeron canadensis isolate Cc75 chromosome 8, C_canadensis_v1, whole genome shotgun sequence, one genomic window encodes:
- the LOC122610466 gene encoding uncharacterized protein LOC122610466, translating to MVSPDSNENDNNVPNNDRNGDKLNDMLHDVEDEVLDKDYEKFQKLFDEAETSLYPGSKFTKLSAVYRLFNLKAGYGWSDKSFIELLKFLHEILPEKNDIPISTYKAKKLMCPLGLKIERIEACPKDCILYRNEYADLDHCVRCGTSRYKRKNQTGGDNNRTNNGPPDKILWYLPIIPRLKRLFANSKDAKLLRWHTEERKIDGKIRHVTDSSQWRNIDTKFEEFGEEIRNIRFAFSSDGINPFGDMSSFHSSWPVLLCIYNLPPWLCMKRKYIMMSLLIQGPKQPGNDIDVYLAPLVDDLKKLWSTGVEVFDAYKRESFQLKALLFCTINDFPAYGNLSGYSTKGKKACPVCRDDTDSLRLQHCRKHVFVNHRRFLSKYLPYRKLDAKLFYGKPVRGVASPSSDGRTVYSEVEDINTIFGKGDKGLPDGIWKKKYIFWELPYWKHLQVRHCLDVMHIEKNVCDSLIGLLLNVKGKMKDRVNVRKDMVALGIHPELAPVDNGKHTWLPATCYNLSKDDKKSFCKCLHSVKVPSGYSANIRKLVSMKDLKLIGMKSHDCHVWMTHMIPIEIRGILPNHIRHTITKLSWFFNMIHSKVIDSEKLDLWQKEIVVTLCQLEMYFSPSFFDVMVHLVSHIVEEKKACGPVFLRYMYPFERYMGFLKGYVRNQSRPEGSIVEGYVAEEVIDFCTNYLNGV from the coding sequence ATGGTTAGTCCTGATTCTAATGAAAATGATAACAATGTTCCTAACAATGATAGAAATGGTGATAAGTTGAATGACATGTTACACGATGTGGAGGACGAGGTTCTTGATAAGGATTATGAAAAGTTtcaaaagttatttgatgaGGCCGAAACATCATTGTATCCTGGATCTAAATTTACCAAACTTTCAGCTGTTTATAGATTGTTTAACTTGAAAGCAGGCTATGGTTGGAGCGATAAAAGTTTCATAGAGTTACTAAAATTTTTGCATGAAATTCTTCCAGAAAAAAATGATATACCGATTTCAACATATAAAGCAAAAAAACTCATGTGTCCACTGGGATTGAAAATTGAAAGAATAGAAGCATGCCCTAAAGATTGTATATTATATAGGAATGAGTATGCAGATTTAGATCATTGTGTTAGATGTGGTACATCACGATATAAGCGAAAAAATCAAACAGGGGGTGACAATAACAGGACGAACAATGGGCCCCCAGATAAAATATTGTGGTATTTGCCAATCATACCAAGATTGAAACGACTATTTGCAAACTCTAAAGATGCAAAGTTGTTGCGTTGGCATACCGAAGAGCGTAAAATAGATGGAAAGATTAGACATGTGACAGATTCTTCCCAATGGAGGAACATAGATACCAAATTTGAAGAATTTGGCGAGGAAATTAGAAATATTCGGTTTGCTTTTAGTTCAGATGGAATTAATCCGTTCGGGGATATGAGCAGTTTTCACAGCAGTTGGCCAGtccttttatgcatttacaATCTTCCACCATGGTTATGTATGAAACGTAAATACATCATGATGTCATTGCTTATTCAAGGTCCTAAACAACCCGGAAATGACATTGACGTGTATTTAGCTCCATTAGTTGATGACTTGAAAAAATTATGGAGTACAGGTGTCGAAGTGTTTGATGCGTACAAGCGAGAAAGTTTCCAACTAAAAGCTTTACTTTTTTGCACGATAAATGATTTTCCAGCATACGGTAATTTGTCAGGTTACAGTACAAAGGGGAAAAAAGCTTGTCCTGTCTGTCGAGATGACACGGATTCTTTAAGGTTGCAACATTGTCGAAAACATGTGTTTGTGAATCATCGAAGGTTTCTTTCAAAGTATCTTCCGTACCGGAAGCTAGATGCAAAATTGTTTTATGGGAAACCCGTGCGTGGAGTTGCAAGTCCATCTTCGGATGGCAGGACTGTATATTCTGAGGTTGAAGATATAAACACTATATTTGGAAAAGGTGATAAGGGTTTGCCTGATGgaatttggaaaaagaaatatattttttgggaATTACCGTATTGGAAACATTTGCAAGTGCGACATTGTCTTGATGTGATGCATATTGAGAAAAATGTTTGTGATAGTTTGATAGGTTTGTTGTTAAACGTCAAGGGGAAAATGAAGGATAGGGTTAATGTTAGAAAGGACATGGTCGCTTTGGGAATCCACCCAGAGCTTGCTCCTGTTGATAATGGAAAACACACATGGTTGCCAGCAACTTGTTATAACTTGTCGAAAGACGACAAAAAGAGTTTTTGTAAATGCTTGCATAGTGTAAAAGTTCCATCCGGGTATTCTGCGAACATTAGAAAGTTAGTATCAATGAAAGACTTGAAACTAATTGGTATGAAGTCTCATGATTGTCATGTTTGGATGACACATATGATTCCCATTGAAATTCGTGGAATACTACCAAACCATATTCGACACACAATCACAAAGTTAAGTTGGTTTTTTAATATGATTCATTCAAAAGTGATAGATTCTGAAAAGTTAGATTTGTGGCAAAAGGAGATTGTGGTCACTCTTTGTCAACTTGAGATGTATTTCTCGCCTTCCTTCTTTGATGTGATGGTACACCTAGTATCTCATATAGTTGAAGAAAAAAAGGCTTGCGGTCCCGTTTTCCTAAGATACATGTATCCATTTGAGAGATATATGGGTTTcttaaaaggatatgtaagaaATCAATCTCGACCCGAAGGTAGTATTGTTGAAGGATATGTTGCTGAAGAAGTGATTGATTTTTGCACAAACTATCTCAATGGTGTTTAA